The stretch of DNA caccaagtagctgggattaaaggcgtgcgccaccacgcccagctaatttgtgtagttttagcagagacaacgtttccccatgttggccaggttggtctcgaactccagacctcaagtgattcgcccgcctcgggctcccaaagtgctgggattacgagcgtaagccactgcgcccggctcgtTTCAAACTTTACATTGCTTCTTGGGACAAGAATCTCCTGAGTTTGGGACTAAGTTTGGGCAGAGTCGGGGAGCGACTTCTCCCACCATAGTCCGGCCCCAGCCCGGCACAGAGTCAGGCTCAGAGCCCGGATGTCCccgaggggcggggcggggcggggcgctcCCGCCAAATTCGGGCCACCAACGGGGCGGGCCGGAGTTCTCGCGAGAACCTGCAGGCGGCGCGCAGCTCCGGGAAGCTGCCCTTCCCGGGCCGGCGTCGGCGGCGCAGTGCGCAGGCGCGGCCGGCGAGTTTCCCCGGGCTACAGCCGTCGCCGCCGCCTGCTGGTCCGCCGCCCTGCGCCATGGCGGGCTGCGCGGCGCGGGCTCCGCCAGGCTCCGAGGCGCGTCTCAGCCTCGCCACCTTCCTGCTGGGCGCCTCGGTGCTCGCGCTGCCGCTGCTCACGCGCGCCGGCTTGCAGGGCCGCACCGGGTTGGCGCTCTACGTGGCCGGGCTCAAcgcgctgctgctgctgctctatCGGCCGCCTCGCTACCAGGTGCAGGCCGGCGGGGGCCGGTGGGGCCGGTGGGGCCTGTGGGGCGGGCGGGGGTCCGCTTGGCGTGGCGCGTGGGCACCTTTCTCCCCGGGCCTGCAGCGGCCTCCCACGCGCGCGCTCTTCACCCACGAGTTTAGGTCTCAGGAGGGGACCCTCCCTCTCCGGGCTCGGGCGCCCTGCACCCGAAGAGTGGGTGTTAAATTGCAGCTCGTGCAGCTCAGCTGGTGCGCGTGGGGTGGGAGTGAGCGAGCCCGCGAGTGCTTTTATGTAACTTAAGGTGCAGAGACCTACCTGCTGCCCTGTCTCAGGTCAAAGGCCCCGCAGTGACGTGGGTGGGGCTGGGCGCACGGGCCCGGGTGCCCTGACCTCATAAACTAGGCTTAAGCAGTTTTCTACAGCCGTGGATAATCattgtgaataataataatagtggcaGCTAAAATTTAGGTAGCAGTTAGTCTTAAGTGTTTTACGTGTGTGATTCTAACCGCAGTCCTAAATGGTAGGTACTGTTATTCCCTGGGTGTAGACGGGGAAgcaagcccagagaggttaaataacttgggAGGCCACACAGCCAGAGAGAGGTGGGtgcagaatttgaacccaggtcgcCCACTTCTCCCTTTCAACCTCAGCAAATCGGCTCTATCTGCTTGCCTGTGGCCTGCTTATCCTGGGAAGGTCAGCAGCCCAGATCTGTACTCTGAGGACTGCGAGTGACTGAGCTTCTCTTGGTTCCTTTCAGATAGCCATCCGAGCTTGTTTCCTGGGGTTTGTGTTCGGCTGCGGCATGCTGCTAAGTTTTAGCCAGTCTTCTTGGAGTCACTTTGGCTGGTAAGTATTCCTTTTGGAATACTGGTTTTCAGGCGAGGGTGGACAGATCAGAGGGTCAGTAGTGGCATTTCCTCATCCCTGTCTCATCTGTGACCGGCAGCAGGCTGTTCAGGGTTCTCTGGAAACAAGTCTCCTGGCTTCCCCCTAGTTGCTCACATTTCAGCCCTTGTGATTTCATGCCTGTGGGTTGGTTGTGAATCAGGCAGAAACAGATCTCCCTGGCACCCCCAAAGGTGCTGTCATCAGCAGCTGTGGTGACAGCATTCAGTAACATGAGCAGCCCTTCCCGGAAGGGGTGCAGGTCCTCGGTGgcgggcaggggcagggctctgGCTTGTCTTCATAGGcctttttcatctctaatttctATTAGGTCACATCTAGTGCATCCCCACAGCCATTGTAGGATTTTTCCCTACACTATGATTTCAGTCCCTTGAGCCTTCTAGTCTGACCTGGATATGAACCAGTGGCTTCAAGGTAAAAAGTTTTAAATCTCCTCTTATCAATATTTTGAGCCATCTAATCCTTTGCTggaattatttcagttttgttaAATTTTGTATCCGACATACATCACTCCTTTATGTTGTTATCTCCCTCTTTCATGTTTTATTGTGTGTAGTGTCATTTTTAAAGGACAGAAGGGTCCATAATGCCTCCGTGACCTGTGGGTTTGTTTTGCCTGTGACATTCAAAAACAGTcccttgctgggtgcagtggctcacacctgtaatcccagcactttaggaggccgagatggacagatcacgaggtcaggagttcaagaccagcttggccaacatagtgaggccaggagttcgagaccagccttgccagcatagcaaaaccccatctgtactgaaaatacaaaaattagctgggcgtggtggtgggcacctgtagtctgagctacttgggaggctgaggcaggagaatcgcttgaacctgggaggcgagttgcagtgagccgagatcacaccattgcactccagcctgggcaacacagcgagactctgttccaaaaaaaaaaaaagactgaaaacaaaaatagtccCTTAAAAACTCcactttttggccgggcgcggtggctcaagcctgtaatcccagcactttgggaggccgagacgggcggatcacgaggtcaggagatcgagaccatcctgactaacacagtgaaaccccgtctctactaaaaatacaaaaaaaaactagccgggcgaggtggcgggcgcctgtagtcccagctactcgggaggctgaggcgggagaatggcgcaaacccgggaggcggagcttgcagtgagctgagatccggccactgcactccagtccgggcgacagagcgagacttcgcctcaaaaaaaaaaaaaaaaaaaaaaaaaaaaaaaaaaaaaactccactttTTGCAAGCCTGAGGTAGTAGATGCTGCGATGGGTACCTGTGTCCACTCTCAGACAGGTGAGAACAGGGCCTCATGGACTTAGGGACAGCTCAGGAGACCCACATCAGCACTTACAGCTAACTTGGTTCTCTTGTCCCAACTTAActctgtttttgtctttaaatagGTACATGTGCTCCCTGTCATTGTTCCACTATTCTGAATACTTGGTGACAGCAGTCAATAATCCCAAAAGTCTGTCCTTGGATTCCTTTCTCCTGAATCACAGCCTGGAGTATACAGTAGCTGCTCTTTCTTCTTGGTTAGAGTTCACACTTGAAAATATCTTTTGGCCAGGTTAGTGTGCCTTATGTCCCCCTCTGGAGGGGAAAAGGGTGGCTCCCATTCAGGCTGAGGACAGTGACATTGATTCACCTTTCAGGTCTAATCTCCCCCAAGCGATTTTCCGCAGACCTCTATCCTCACTAAGCTATTTATAAAGGATGAGCTCCGCTCGTGAATTCTGCCTCTGGATTTTGACTCGAGGACGTGCTGACCTTTTGCCTTAAAGTTTGCATCACATAGTGCACCATTTAATGTGAAGTCCCAACCTTGGGTAGTTGTGATTCTAATTTTACAATCAGATGAAATTTAGACGTTTCATGTAAGAGTTtactggctgggcatagtggctcacgcctgtaatcccagcactttgggaggctgaggtgggtggatcacatgaggtcaggagtttgagaccagcctgaccagcatggtaaaaccccgtctctactaaaaatacaaaattagtcaggcctggtggcgcatgcctgtaatcctagctacttgggagactgaggcaggagaattgcttgaacccaggaggtggaggttgcagtgagctgagattgtgccattgcagtctagcctgggcaaagagagtgagacgctgtctcaaaaaaaaaaaaaaaaaaattgactaacaAAAGCTTCTGTATGTGGAGTGCACTCTGAAATTGAATGTCTCACAGCCAATGAAATGAAATACATGTAGCTCCTGGGATTCAGGGTGGAAACCTTGgacccttctttttttctctttttttttttttgagacggagtcttgctttgtcgcccaggctggagtgcagtggcgggatctcagctcactgcaagctctgccccccgggtttacaccattctctgcctcagcctcctgagtagctgggactacaggtgcccgccacctcgcccagctagttttttgtattttttagtggagacggggtttcaccttgttagccaggatggtcttgatctcctgacctcgtgatccaaccgtcccggcctcccaaagtgctgggattacaggcttgagccaccgcgcctggcccttttcttCTCTTAGCTGTACTTGTCCCCAAATGAAGGACTGAGCATGTGGCCGGGGGTGGTGAACCAGAGAACCCATCAGCTGTAGCAAGAGAGCGTCTCTTTACCATGATGCTTTCGTTGTGCTTATtggcattttaaagtaaattgatGAACAGGACAACTTAGGAGAATGTGTTTTCTTATGAAATTTTAATGTGATGACAAATGCTGATTGCCCACGagcacattttctgtttctgtctttggGAAAATAGGTTAATTTTAAGCAGTGCGAAGGGAAGCTCAGCTGGCCAATGTTTTCACTCCTCGTGTGTCATCGATGTCTCTCTCCCACAGAACTGAAGCAGATCACCTGGCTCAGTGTCACAGGGCTGCTGATGGTGGTCTTCGGAGAATGTCTGAGGAAGGCGGCCATGTTTACAGCTGGCTCCAATTTCAACCACGTGGTGCAGAATGAAAAATCAGATACACATACTCTGGTGACCAGTGGAGTATATGCTTGGTTTCGGCATCCTTCTTACGTCGGGTGGTTTTACTGGAGTATTGGAACTCAGGTATAATATCAAATATGACACcacttcccttttttattttttatttgtatttttttttagtaatattttaaacattgtgatacaattcacataccataaaagtCACCACTTTG from Rhinopithecus roxellana isolate Shanxi Qingling chromosome 12, ASM756505v1, whole genome shotgun sequence encodes:
- the ICMT gene encoding protein-S-isoprenylcysteine O-methyltransferase, with protein sequence MAGCAARAPPGSEARLSLATFLLGASVLALPLLTRAGLQGRTGLALYVAGLNALLLLLYRPPRYQIAIRACFLGFVFGCGMLLSFSQSSWSHFGWYMCSLSLFHYSEYLVTAVNNPKSLSLDSFLLNHSLEYTVAALSSWLEFTLENIFWPELKQITWLSVTGLLMVVFGECLRKAAMFTAGSNFNHVVQNEKSDTHTLVTSGVYAWFRHPSYVGWFYWSIGTQVMLCNPICGVSYALTVWRFFRDRTEEEEISLIHFFGEEYLEYKKRVPTGLPFIKGVKVDL